The following proteins are co-located in the Vibrio azureus genome:
- the mobA gene encoding molybdenum cofactor guanylyltransferase MobA, with translation MIIPNETSWVILAGGQASRMGGRDKGLIEFFDKPLIEHVVKRLSNQTSNLFINANRNLESYQKFAVVFSDKTEGFLGPVSGFQSGLNYATTDWVGFVPCDCPFISPYLVTRFCQAANENVDIVVAHDGQYPQPVFTLMHKRILPQINAFLLRGERKITRLYTECNTHYVDFSDSPRNFINLNTPEELAILDNSYELKTH, from the coding sequence ATGATTATACCAAATGAAACAAGCTGGGTTATATTAGCTGGCGGACAGGCCAGTAGAATGGGAGGAAGAGATAAAGGATTAATCGAATTCTTTGATAAGCCTTTAATCGAACACGTAGTCAAACGCTTGTCTAATCAGACTTCTAATTTATTTATTAATGCTAACCGAAACCTAGAGTCATACCAAAAGTTTGCTGTTGTGTTCAGTGATAAAACAGAAGGCTTTCTGGGACCTGTCAGTGGTTTCCAGTCAGGGTTGAACTATGCGACAACCGATTGGGTTGGCTTTGTACCCTGTGATTGCCCTTTTATTTCACCTTACCTTGTTACTCGATTTTGTCAGGCCGCTAACGAAAACGTCGATATCGTTGTGGCGCACGATGGCCAATACCCACAACCGGTATTTACGCTTATGCACAAGCGTATCCTTCCCCAGATCAATGCCTTCTTGCTACGCGGGGAAAGAAAAATCACTCGCCTTTATACGGAGTGTAATACCCATTATGTTGACTTTAGCGATTCACCACGAAACTTTATCAATTTAAATACACCAGAAGAGCTCGCGATATTGGATAACTCTTATGAACTCAAAACACATTAA
- a CDS encoding mechanosensitive ion channel family protein, with protein sequence MKTLLYLIFMLLAYSPAFAAEDSTNVDNIQQFASMIRWSGVFFSMIVVLCTWLLLKFIHSLVERVGSQFVQYRMILQKLQSFLQFFIYLTAGSIVFMMSFRINDQILALIGGTLAVSVGFALKDLAASFIAGMTVMVDRPFQVGDRVTFDGHYGDIITIGLRSVRMRTLTDDIITIPNNKFLSEVVISGNYGELDMQVVIPFYVSINEDIPLARDLIQEAASSSRYVHLPKPVTVLVKQTITDNYLAIQLTCKAYVVDTVYEKLFETDITLRVMKEFKKHGIHPPKIALHSE encoded by the coding sequence ATGAAAACGCTGCTTTATCTTATATTTATGTTGCTAGCTTATAGCCCTGCTTTCGCGGCTGAAGACTCCACCAACGTTGATAATATTCAACAATTTGCCAGCATGATTCGCTGGAGTGGTGTCTTTTTTTCTATGATTGTTGTGCTCTGTACTTGGTTGTTACTCAAGTTTATCCATTCTCTTGTTGAACGAGTAGGAAGCCAATTTGTTCAGTATCGGATGATTTTGCAAAAGCTGCAGTCTTTTCTCCAGTTTTTTATCTATCTCACTGCGGGATCGATTGTCTTTATGATGAGTTTTCGAATTAATGACCAAATACTTGCGTTAATCGGTGGCACTCTTGCCGTTTCTGTCGGCTTCGCGCTCAAAGATCTCGCGGCATCGTTTATTGCAGGGATGACCGTGATGGTCGATAGGCCCTTCCAAGTCGGTGACCGTGTCACTTTTGATGGTCATTATGGTGATATTATTACGATTGGGCTCCGCTCTGTCCGAATGAGAACCCTAACCGATGATATCATTACAATTCCAAACAATAAGTTTCTCAGTGAAGTCGTTATCAGTGGTAACTATGGTGAGCTCGATATGCAGGTCGTCATCCCTTTTTATGTCAGCATTAATGAGGATATTCCGCTAGCGCGTGATCTTATCCAAGAAGCAGCTTCATCCAGTCGTTATGTCCACCTTCCCAAACCTGTAACTGTCCTTGTTAAACAGACTATCACTGATAATTACTTGGCGATTCAACTCACTTGTAAAGCTTACGTCGTTGATACTGTGTATGAAAAGTTGTTTGAAACGGATATTACGCTCAGAGTGATGAAAGAATTTAAAAAACATGGCATTCATCCTCCTAAAATTGCCCTACATTCAGAGTAA
- a CDS encoding ABC-F family ATPase has product MISTANITQQFGAKPLFENISVKFGEGNRYGLIGANGCGKSTFMKILSGELDPSGGNVSYDPNERVAKLNQDQFAYEEYTVIDTVIMGHKELWQVKQERDRIYSLAEMSEEDGMKVADLEVQFAEMDGYMAEAKAGELLLAVGIPLEQHFGLMSEVAPGWKLRVLLAQVLFADPDIMLLDEPTNNLDMDTIHWLEETLNARNCTMIIISHDRHFLNSVCTHMADLDYGELRVYPGNYDEYMTAASQARERLLNDNAKKKAQIAELQTFVARFSANASKAKQATSRAKQIDKIKLDEVKASSRQSPFIRFEQSKELFRNALVVENLTQGFEDDLFSDFSAIFEVGERVAIIGENGVGKTTFLNTLAGELEPRNGEFKWSENANIGYYAQDHAHDFSQDLNLTEWMGQWRQEGDDEQAVRGFLGRMLFGQDDIKKSVKVLSGGEQGRMLLGKLMMHKPNMLLMDEPTNHMDMESIEALNTALEQYKGTLFFVSHDRVFVDSLATRIIEIRDGKITDFKGTYDEFLKTRDA; this is encoded by the coding sequence TTGATTTCCACAGCGAATATTACTCAACAATTTGGCGCAAAGCCGCTATTTGAAAACATCTCAGTCAAGTTCGGAGAGGGCAATCGCTACGGCTTAATTGGAGCGAACGGTTGTGGTAAATCCACCTTTATGAAAATACTCAGTGGTGAGCTTGATCCAAGCGGTGGTAACGTGAGCTACGACCCGAACGAGCGTGTTGCCAAACTTAATCAGGATCAATTCGCTTATGAAGAATATACCGTTATCGATACGGTTATCATGGGTCATAAAGAGCTTTGGCAAGTAAAGCAGGAACGCGACCGTATTTACTCTCTTGCTGAAATGAGCGAAGAAGATGGCATGAAGGTTGCCGATCTTGAAGTGCAATTCGCAGAAATGGATGGCTACATGGCAGAAGCGAAAGCAGGTGAACTATTACTTGCTGTCGGTATCCCGCTGGAGCAACACTTTGGTTTGATGAGTGAAGTGGCACCGGGCTGGAAACTGCGTGTCCTTCTTGCACAGGTACTATTTGCTGACCCAGATATCATGCTACTTGATGAACCAACCAACAACTTGGACATGGATACGATTCATTGGTTGGAAGAAACGCTTAACGCGCGTAACTGTACAATGATCATTATTTCGCACGATCGCCACTTCTTAAACTCAGTATGTACTCATATGGCTGACTTAGATTATGGTGAGTTACGTGTGTATCCAGGTAACTACGACGAGTATATGACCGCTGCATCTCAAGCTCGTGAGCGTTTACTCAATGATAATGCGAAGAAGAAAGCACAAATCGCTGAATTACAAACGTTCGTTGCTCGTTTCTCAGCGAACGCATCTAAAGCGAAACAAGCTACCTCGCGTGCAAAACAAATTGATAAGATCAAACTGGATGAAGTCAAAGCCTCAAGCCGTCAAAGCCCATTTATTCGCTTCGAGCAATCGAAAGAGCTTTTCCGTAATGCATTGGTGGTTGAAAATCTGACTCAAGGCTTTGAGGACGATTTATTCAGTGATTTTAGTGCGATTTTTGAAGTTGGTGAACGTGTTGCCATCATCGGTGAAAACGGTGTCGGTAAAACAACATTCTTAAATACTTTGGCTGGTGAACTAGAGCCTCGTAACGGTGAATTTAAGTGGTCGGAAAATGCTAACATCGGCTACTATGCTCAAGATCATGCGCATGACTTTTCACAAGACCTTAACCTTACAGAATGGATGGGGCAATGGAGACAAGAAGGCGATGATGAGCAAGCTGTCCGTGGATTTTTAGGTCGCATGTTATTTGGTCAAGACGATATTAAAAAATCGGTCAAAGTATTGTCTGGTGGAGAGCAGGGTAGAATGCTGCTTGGTAAGCTGATGATGCACAAACCTAACATGTTGTTAATGGATGAACCGACTAACCACATGGATATGGAGTCGATTGAGGCATTGAATACGGCGCTTGAACAATACAAAGGGACCTTATTCTTTGTTTCTCATGACCGTGTTTTTGTTGACTCTTTGGCGACTCGAATTATCGAAATTCGTGATGGTAAAATTACCGATTTCAAAGGCACTTACGACGAGTTTTTGAAGACAAGAGATGCCTAG
- a CDS encoding C40 family peptidase translates to MNKIRLAFIPLFISILLSACSSNHNVSSNSDKHAANSVNQKQTIKNSELMKFYEEWQGTPYRLGGTQKSGIDCSAFVQKALITAYQFPLPRTTRQQVKLGKEVSWEETQQGDLVFFKTRRSTYHVGVYLGDKQFMHASTSKGVIISRMDNPYWASKFWQVRRVML, encoded by the coding sequence GTGAACAAAATACGCTTAGCTTTTATTCCTTTATTCATCTCAATCTTGCTGAGCGCTTGCAGTTCAAATCACAATGTCTCCTCAAATAGCGACAAGCATGCTGCAAACTCTGTCAATCAAAAACAAACCATAAAAAATAGTGAACTGATGAAGTTCTATGAAGAATGGCAAGGGACCCCCTATCGGTTAGGAGGAACCCAAAAATCTGGAATAGATTGTTCAGCATTTGTACAAAAGGCTTTGATTACGGCATATCAATTCCCATTACCGAGAACCACACGTCAACAAGTCAAACTTGGTAAAGAAGTCAGTTGGGAAGAAACACAACAAGGTGATCTCGTCTTTTTCAAAACTCGAAGGTCAACTTACCATGTCGGTGTTTACCTAGGTGATAAGCAATTCATGCATGCATCAACATCAAAAGGTGTCATCATTTCAAGAATGGACAATCCCTATTGGGCTTCTAAGTTTTGGCAAGTGAGAAGAGTGATGCTTTAG
- a CDS encoding DUF3802 family protein, which produces MVIETDGYLALIEYLSLHLNLFTSEVGDTGMESIEDVVTDMVASNIMSIFEQNPDLHSSVRFKLLKEADAVVEDLSEVLAGIWVMKATNQQIEFLDEYIALVKNLFDTAIATYD; this is translated from the coding sequence GTGGTTATAGAAACCGATGGATATCTTGCTCTTATTGAGTATTTATCGCTGCACCTTAACCTGTTTACCTCGGAAGTGGGTGACACTGGTATGGAAAGTATTGAAGATGTCGTTACCGATATGGTCGCTTCAAACATCATGTCTATTTTTGAACAAAACCCAGATTTGCACTCTAGTGTACGTTTTAAACTTTTAAAAGAAGCTGATGCTGTCGTAGAAGATTTGAGTGAAGTTTTAGCCGGCATCTGGGTTATGAAAGCAACCAATCAACAGATTGAGTTTTTAGATGAGTACATTGCACTGGTCAAAAATCTTTTTGATACTGCCATCGCAACGTATGACTAA
- a CDS encoding tRNA-uridine aminocarboxypropyltransferase, whose amino-acid sequence MRIHAFHRLYQHRQSISTKSFKARGCKVVRCPYCQVSQQYCLCALQPDLTTDVACLLLVSENEVFKPSNTGRLIADVISESYVYQWNRTNPDKEMLDLINNPRYQPVIIFPADYVDDPERLLSSLTTEHTKHEVMGRKKWLFIFIDGSWREARKIFRRSDFLQSLPVLSIAPEFVSEYIMRRSDNEQHLSTAEVASLVLEQAGEEKASQCLQLWFETFRETYMLTKTRVKTDPSRPCLKKFEQWLKTEKSL is encoded by the coding sequence ATGAGAATCCACGCTTTTCACCGTTTATACCAGCACCGTCAATCCATCTCAACTAAGTCTTTTAAAGCTCGTGGTTGTAAAGTTGTGAGATGCCCGTATTGCCAAGTATCACAGCAATACTGCTTATGTGCGCTACAGCCTGATCTAACGACGGATGTCGCATGCTTACTACTGGTATCGGAAAACGAAGTGTTTAAGCCTAGTAATACAGGACGCTTAATTGCAGATGTAATTAGTGAATCCTATGTGTATCAGTGGAATCGAACCAACCCTGATAAGGAAATGTTAGATCTAATTAATAATCCGCGTTATCAGCCCGTAATTATTTTTCCTGCTGATTATGTTGATGACCCAGAACGTTTGTTATCTAGCTTAACAACTGAGCACACAAAGCATGAAGTGATGGGCAGAAAAAAATGGCTGTTTATTTTCATTGATGGCAGTTGGCGAGAGGCGCGCAAAATCTTTCGACGCTCTGACTTTTTGCAGTCCTTACCCGTACTCTCTATCGCTCCCGAATTTGTCTCTGAATATATAATGCGACGTTCCGATAATGAGCAGCACCTTTCAACAGCAGAAGTTGCTTCGCTGGTGTTGGAGCAAGCAGGAGAAGAAAAGGCATCGCAATGCTTACAACTGTGGTTTGAAACCTTCCGTGAAACGTATATGTTAACTAAAACAAGGGTGAAAACCGATCCTTCTCGTCCTTGCTTAAAGAAATTTGAGCAATGGCTAAAAACCGAGAAGTCACTCTAA
- a CDS encoding zinc ribbon domain-containing protein YjdM, which translates to MSFPPCPNCQSEFVYQDQNVLVCPECAYEWDPSEIEENIQVKDANGTLLNEGDKVTLAKDLKVKGSSIVLKIGTKALIKRIKDGKDHQLDCRVDGAGEMLVTAQFVKKS; encoded by the coding sequence ATGTCTTTTCCTCCTTGCCCTAACTGTCAATCAGAATTTGTTTATCAAGACCAAAATGTATTAGTTTGTCCTGAGTGTGCTTATGAGTGGGACCCTTCTGAAATTGAAGAAAACATACAAGTTAAAGATGCCAATGGGACCTTGCTGAATGAGGGCGATAAAGTCACACTAGCCAAAGATTTAAAAGTAAAAGGCAGTTCTATTGTGCTGAAGATTGGCACCAAAGCTCTCATAAAGCGTATAAAGGACGGGAAGGATCATCAATTGGATTGTCGTGTCGACGGTGCGGGTGAGATGTTAGTTACTGCTCAGTTTGTTAAAAAATCTTAA
- a CDS encoding sterol desaturase family protein: MLDYMVDNASEVRFICFITVFMLCAIWEQKIPRRTLTLTRRFRWFHNLSLLTTNSALIALLVPLATIQAATIADDNQWGALHYLSVPWWANLMVSLLLLDLLIYAQHRLFHMVPYLWKLHRVHHSDLDVDVTTAIRFHPIEMILSLFLKIMAIFILGVSPIAIIIFEILLNVSAMFNHSNGRIARLVDKKLRWFIVTPDMHRIHHSININESHSNFGFFLSIWDHWFKTSKARPEKGHKQMLIGVKGILSPQEQTVFKLITQPFHIK, from the coding sequence TTGTTAGATTATATGGTCGATAACGCTTCTGAGGTACGGTTTATTTGTTTTATTACCGTATTCATGCTGTGTGCAATATGGGAACAGAAAATCCCAAGAAGAACACTGACATTAACTCGCAGGTTTCGTTGGTTTCATAATCTCTCCTTACTTACCACCAATAGTGCGTTAATTGCGCTCTTAGTACCATTAGCCACTATACAAGCTGCGACGATTGCTGATGATAACCAATGGGGTGCGTTGCATTATTTGTCCGTTCCCTGGTGGGCTAACCTAATGGTAAGCTTGCTGTTACTTGATCTGCTTATTTATGCTCAGCACCGTTTGTTTCACATGGTGCCTTACTTATGGAAGCTTCATCGCGTTCATCACAGTGACCTTGATGTCGACGTTACCACCGCCATTCGTTTTCACCCAATTGAAATGATTCTTTCCTTATTTTTAAAAATCATGGCCATTTTTATTTTGGGTGTTTCCCCGATTGCGATCATTATTTTTGAGATACTGCTTAATGTAAGTGCGATGTTTAATCACAGTAACGGTCGCATAGCACGCTTAGTCGATAAAAAACTTCGCTGGTTTATCGTTACCCCTGACATGCATCGTATTCACCACTCAATCAACATAAACGAAAGCCACTCAAACTTTGGCTTTTTTCTTTCTATCTGGGATCATTGGTTTAAGACTTCCAAAGCGAGACCAGAAAAAGGTCATAAGCAGATGTTAATCGGAGTCAAAGGCATCCTTTCCCCTCAAGAGCAAACCGTATTTAAGTTGATTACCCAGCCTTTCCATATTAAGTAA
- the nagK gene encoding N-acetylglucosamine kinase, with the protein MYYGFDVGGTKIEFGAFNDELERVATERVPTPTNDYKLLVNTISDLVDKYDTEFGCEGSIGLGLPGMEDADSETVLTVNVPAAKGKPLRADLEAKVGRDVKIENDANCFALSEAWDEELQHEPSVLGLILGTGFGGGIIVDGKVFSGRNHVAGEEGHTRLPLDAWFHLGEDAPLLPCGCGKKGCLDSYLSGRGFEDLYTHYYSEEKKAVDIITAYKVGEANAVEHVDRFMELLAICLANVFTAMDPHVVVLGGGLSNFDLIYDEMPKRIPKHLLSVAKCPTIIKAKHGDSGGVRGAAFLNIKPS; encoded by the coding sequence ATGTATTACGGTTTCGATGTTGGCGGCACGAAAATAGAATTTGGTGCATTTAACGATGAATTGGAACGTGTAGCCACTGAACGAGTTCCGACACCGACGAATGACTATAAATTGTTGGTCAATACCATTTCCGATCTAGTCGATAAGTACGATACAGAGTTTGGTTGTGAGGGCAGTATTGGACTTGGTCTGCCGGGAATGGAAGATGCTGACTCAGAGACAGTTCTGACGGTTAACGTACCTGCTGCAAAGGGTAAGCCTCTTCGTGCCGATCTTGAAGCAAAAGTAGGGCGTGATGTCAAAATTGAAAACGACGCTAATTGTTTTGCTTTATCAGAAGCGTGGGATGAAGAATTACAGCATGAGCCTTCTGTTTTAGGGTTGATACTTGGGACCGGCTTCGGTGGTGGGATTATCGTTGATGGTAAGGTATTTTCAGGTCGAAATCATGTGGCTGGTGAAGAAGGGCACACACGACTCCCTCTTGATGCTTGGTTCCATTTGGGAGAAGACGCGCCACTCTTACCATGTGGGTGTGGGAAAAAAGGCTGTTTAGACAGTTATTTGTCTGGTCGAGGTTTTGAAGACTTATACACGCATTATTACAGCGAAGAGAAAAAAGCAGTCGATATCATCACCGCGTATAAAGTAGGTGAAGCAAATGCTGTCGAACATGTCGATCGCTTCATGGAATTGTTAGCGATTTGCTTGGCTAATGTTTTTACTGCCATGGACCCACATGTTGTCGTTCTGGGTGGTGGTTTATCAAACTTTGATCTGATTTATGATGAGATGCCCAAGCGTATTCCTAAACACCTCCTATCTGTCGCAAAATGCCCAACGATCATCAAAGCAAAGCATGGTGATTCTGGTGGTGTCCGTGGCGCCGCTTTCTTGAATATTAAACCATCGTAA
- a CDS encoding diguanylate cyclase → MSKMTMDITETHWITQILDTMDSGIIVLDRHYHVCVWNSFMQSYSGILSHDIHGKYLFDYFEDLPKSWLETKLNMSVSLETRSFSSWENRPYLFKFNNFSPVSNKSNVMYQDVVITPLRGLTGEINHIVIQINDVSEAARNRTYLRETNKHLSELSRKDGLTGLFNRNHWEQVLSEEFELLKIIDSPSSLVICDIDHFKKVNDTYGHHVGDEVIRRTSDLLQKAARSSDVCGRFGGEEFTVLLPQTSQTQARVFAERLRKQIEREVVHVEELAIRFTISIGVSQYRPQFDNYMQWLKCADMALYRAKESGRNQTCYYRDA, encoded by the coding sequence ATGTCTAAGATGACGATGGACATAACAGAAACTCATTGGATAACTCAAATCTTAGATACCATGGACTCTGGTATCATTGTTTTGGACCGCCATTACCACGTTTGTGTCTGGAACAGTTTCATGCAATCTTATAGTGGTATTTTATCTCATGATATTCATGGTAAATATTTATTTGATTACTTCGAGGACTTACCTAAATCTTGGTTAGAAACGAAGCTCAATATGTCTGTTAGCTTAGAGACGCGTTCTTTTTCTAGTTGGGAAAATCGCCCGTATTTGTTCAAGTTTAACAACTTCTCTCCTGTTTCCAACAAAAGCAACGTGATGTATCAAGATGTTGTTATTACACCGTTACGAGGTCTAACCGGTGAAATCAATCACATCGTGATTCAGATTAATGATGTATCTGAAGCCGCACGCAATCGCACTTATTTGCGAGAAACCAATAAACATTTGTCAGAACTTAGCCGTAAAGATGGCTTAACGGGGTTGTTTAATCGAAACCATTGGGAGCAGGTGCTAAGTGAAGAATTTGAACTTTTGAAAATTATTGATAGCCCAAGTTCTTTGGTAATATGCGACATCGACCATTTCAAAAAAGTCAACGATACCTATGGACATCATGTCGGTGATGAGGTGATTCGACGAACGTCTGATCTGCTTCAAAAGGCAGCACGCAGTTCAGATGTTTGTGGTAGGTTTGGAGGAGAGGAGTTTACTGTTCTCCTGCCTCAAACCTCTCAAACCCAAGCAAGAGTATTCGCAGAGCGGCTAAGAAAACAGATAGAAAGAGAGGTGGTTCATGTTGAAGAGCTAGCGATCCGTTTTACGATCAGTATCGGCGTCAGTCAATACAGACCACAGTTTGACAACTATATGCAATGGCTCAAATGTGCAGATATGGCTTTATATCGTGCAAAGGAATCTGGCAGAAATCAAACTTGCTATTATCGCGATGCTTAA
- a CDS encoding DUF2960 domain-containing protein — MARTILYTYKNEDKELTFSYQQHRNIHEAVAEAEGIDISAYLKMEQQIEAVSDTKAVRNYRDNHFRKLGFTKITLAQKENLGVGKKDK, encoded by the coding sequence ATGGCTCGTACCATTCTTTACACGTATAAAAATGAAGACAAAGAACTGACGTTTTCTTATCAGCAACATCGTAATATTCATGAAGCGGTAGCTGAAGCAGAAGGGATTGATATTTCTGCCTATTTAAAGATGGAGCAACAAATTGAAGCGGTATCGGATACAAAAGCAGTGAGGAATTACCGTGATAACCACTTCAGAAAGCTCGGTTTTACTAAGATCACTCTCGCTCAAAAAGAAAACTTAGGTGTTGGAAAAAAAGACAAATAA
- a CDS encoding ATP-binding protein: MPFATHALFWVLLMFIPPTQAMEDYEFQYKPQPLPIAQDIAQKVTDLPELAFISPQDQQTVNHLLRIVIEQLQKQTEAFSKQLSHYHNVNNEQDWQTIQLRYLTINSLSRSKEKLLTFATAQTRERLTGFGPLGVTQFKQEWYQTRLNFEYLILFQIRSFKLLGQQMVISPIPVIWSSVKVLFIFAILFWWLSNSKRMTDLFRQRHLNEVISPPVWVRLVWYICRANKAIAWLIALILSIRVLSQLPSLQHLSIFEIFTWWILGGAIIINIILEFTARNVRGAGPKTLKLCLITIRRYIWSIIIAGVILQISMQTLGKGTIYSWISSVVFVWFVLITLAVLRLWRETVFQAADKVVEQPALVSWAQAHKKRFFISLFCTAITAVWLLFTQLKYRLITLLSKYTLFSQALAYLFRIEVSKQTNTKGNDATLVRIRGERTFDYIQPGHPNSTLVSYAADEIKQISKYVLTDGPAVCVVTGERGIGTTTFLHTLLGKVKNAEPIYLNCTHGGYNDFITDLAAALGLAENVTEQQILSFLRESDTVYLIAVDNAQRLVKPTVGGLESLIKLTNLLRRSKLNHRVIIAIEKSSWRFVDRARGERLLFDWISVMPKWNEKQLADLFDSRINQEQTHQLSFVGLVVPKQWAQEDITEEERAKQGFYRILWHYSDGNPTVALRFFRLSLRQDKETQEVVVRLFHAPESQELEKMPKPMLAVLRSIVQLEVASPEELSECTQLSVAEVIGTLRYFQSRGFIEWNKDKARVSDHWFRHITNVLDRQHLLVK; encoded by the coding sequence ATGCCGTTCGCAACACACGCTTTGTTTTGGGTGCTATTAATGTTTATCCCTCCCACTCAAGCTATGGAGGACTATGAGTTTCAATACAAACCACAGCCCCTTCCTATTGCTCAGGATATTGCACAAAAAGTCACTGACTTACCCGAACTTGCCTTTATATCACCGCAAGATCAACAAACGGTGAATCATTTACTTCGCATTGTTATCGAACAGCTGCAAAAACAAACTGAAGCATTTAGCAAACAGCTATCTCATTATCACAATGTCAATAATGAGCAAGACTGGCAAACCATACAGTTAAGATATTTGACCATAAACAGCTTAAGTAGAAGCAAAGAAAAGCTGCTTACTTTCGCAACTGCACAAACAAGAGAACGATTAACAGGGTTTGGGCCATTGGGAGTAACGCAATTTAAACAGGAGTGGTACCAGACTCGATTGAATTTCGAATATCTGATTTTATTTCAAATTCGCTCTTTTAAGCTTCTTGGTCAACAGATGGTCATTTCCCCTATTCCAGTCATCTGGTCAAGCGTGAAAGTATTGTTCATCTTTGCGATTTTATTTTGGTGGCTAAGCAACAGTAAGCGCATGACGGATTTATTTCGTCAAAGGCATCTTAACGAAGTCATTAGCCCTCCAGTTTGGGTTCGACTAGTTTGGTATATCTGTCGAGCGAATAAGGCCATAGCTTGGCTAATCGCATTAATATTGAGCATACGAGTTTTGTCTCAATTACCTAGCTTACAACATTTATCTATTTTCGAGATTTTTACCTGGTGGATACTAGGTGGGGCCATAATCATTAATATCATCCTTGAGTTTACGGCGAGAAACGTTCGTGGCGCTGGCCCTAAAACGTTAAAATTATGCCTTATCACTATACGTCGATATATATGGAGTATCATTATTGCGGGTGTGATACTACAGATATCAATGCAAACACTTGGAAAAGGCACTATTTATTCATGGATTTCCAGTGTGGTGTTTGTCTGGTTTGTGCTCATCACTCTGGCCGTATTGCGCCTTTGGCGTGAGACGGTGTTTCAAGCTGCAGATAAAGTTGTAGAGCAACCTGCTCTTGTTTCTTGGGCACAAGCGCATAAAAAGCGGTTTTTCATCAGTTTATTTTGTACTGCAATCACTGCAGTTTGGCTTTTATTTACTCAACTCAAATATCGTCTAATTACCCTACTCTCTAAATACACTTTATTCAGTCAAGCCCTCGCTTACTTATTCAGAATAGAAGTTTCAAAGCAAACCAATACCAAAGGAAATGATGCAACACTTGTTCGTATTCGTGGAGAGAGAACTTTTGATTATATCCAACCGGGTCATCCGAACAGCACTTTGGTTAGCTATGCTGCAGATGAGATAAAACAAATCTCTAAGTACGTTTTAACCGATGGACCCGCGGTTTGTGTCGTAACTGGCGAACGTGGTATCGGTACCACCACTTTCCTGCACACACTGTTAGGTAAAGTAAAGAATGCAGAACCGATATATTTAAATTGCACTCATGGTGGTTACAACGATTTTATTACCGACCTTGCAGCTGCACTCGGCCTTGCGGAAAATGTGACTGAACAACAAATCTTATCTTTTTTACGCGAAAGCGACACCGTCTACTTAATCGCCGTTGATAATGCTCAGCGGCTGGTTAAACCCACAGTAGGTGGTCTAGAAAGTTTGATAAAACTGACAAATCTTTTACGACGTTCAAAACTAAATCATCGGGTGATTATTGCGATTGAAAAATCCAGTTGGCGTTTTGTTGATAGAGCTCGTGGGGAGCGTTTATTGTTCGATTGGATCTCCGTGATGCCTAAGTGGAATGAAAAGCAGCTTGCTGACCTATTCGACTCCCGCATTAATCAAGAGCAAACGCATCAACTGAGTTTTGTTGGTTTAGTGGTCCCCAAACAATGGGCTCAGGAAGACATCACCGAAGAAGAACGTGCCAAGCAAGGCTTTTATCGAATTTTATGGCATTACTCAGATGGTAACCCCACTGTTGCCCTGCGTTTCTTTCGACTGTCTTTACGGCAAGACAAAGAGACCCAAGAGGTGGTCGTTCGCCTTTTTCATGCGCCAGAATCTCAAGAACTGGAAAAAATGCCCAAGCCGATGTTGGCAGTTTTACGCTCAATTGTGCAATTGGAAGTAGCTTCTCCTGAAGAGTTATCAGAATGCACTCAATTAAGTGTTGCTGAAGTCATTGGCACACTTCGCTATTTTCAAAGTCGAGGCTTTATTGAATGGAATAAAGACAAAGCCAGAGTGTCCGACCATTGGTTCCGTCACATAACCAATGTCCTCGACCGTCAACATTTATTGGTGAAATAA